A segment of the Streptomyces sp. NBC_00376 genome:
GACCGGAGCCAGCGCCCTGCCGGCCCCGATCCGCCCGACGGACCGTGCACTGACGGTCTGATCACGGCACACACGGACGTCCCGCACAACGGCGTGCGGAACTGAACGCGGCGCCTGCCCGTCCCCGACCGGACGATTCGGCAGGCGCCGCGGTGCGTCCGGGGGCCGGTCGCACCGGCCCCCGGCTCAGCCCGTCAGCGCGGAGGTCTTCAGCACCACCAGCAGCACCAGCACGGCGAACAGCACCACACACGCGGCGGCCTGGACCACCGTACGGCGCTTCGCCGGGGCATAGGCGTACGCCACAGTGACGATGCCGCCCGTCAGGAGCCCGCCCAGGTGGCCCTGCCACGAGGCGAATCCGGCCGAGATCACCATCCAGATCAGGAAACCGGCCATGAACCGGTTCACCGCCCGCATGTCACGGCCCAGCCGGCGGTTGATGACATAGAACGCCGCCCCGAGCCCGAAGATCGCACCCGAGGCGCCCACCGTGCCGTCGAGCGGCGCGATCAGATAGACCAGGACCGAACCGCCCAGCGCGGACAGCAGGTACAGCGCGAGGTAACGGGCCCGGCCCAGCTGCTCCTCCACCACCCGGCCCAGGTTCCACAGCGCGTACATGTTGAACAGGATGTGCAGCACCCCGAACGGCAGCGAACCGAAGGACGACCCGCCCGGCGGCAGATGCAGGAAGGCCCCGGTCATCAGCCGGTACCACTCACCGCCGACCACCCCGACCACATCGAAGCCGGGGAAGTCCCCGCCCTCGTAGACGTAATGCTCGCCGTCCGGG
Coding sequences within it:
- a CDS encoding rhomboid family intramembrane serine protease; this encodes MEAAVTTCYRHPSYETYVSCTRCERFICPDCMREAAVGHHCVDCVKEGQRSIRQARTVFGGAVPRSAVPIVTYVLIGLNIAAYLGELVSPGIVDRFAMLGAGLNGPDGEHYVYEGGDFPGFDVVGVVGGEWYRLMTGAFLHLPPGGSSFGSLPFGVLHILFNMYALWNLGRVVEEQLGRARYLALYLLSALGGSVLVYLIAPLDGTVGASGAIFGLGAAFYVINRRLGRDMRAVNRFMAGFLIWMVISAGFASWQGHLGGLLTGGIVTVAYAYAPAKRRTVVQAAACVVLFAVLVLLVVLKTSALTG